Proteins encoded within one genomic window of Lampris incognitus isolate fLamInc1 chromosome 1, fLamInc1.hap2, whole genome shotgun sequence:
- the cldn26 gene encoding putative claudin-24, producing MVFLTTKMMERTALFVTFGGLVTSLITTFLPLWKTMNSDLNEVENWYSGLWHTCIFTEEVGVQCKAFESILALPMDLQVSRVLMLVSIGAGTLAVLVAFPGLEGVKVCSGRRGLKRGLLILSGVLSWVSGLTTLAPVSIVAYTTVVEFWDENLPDVVPRWEFGEAMFSGWFAGLTLIIGGTLFFIGVCMGDYDQRSPSLPNTLQMERRTKHYLKTEVL from the coding sequence ATGGTTTTTCTGACGACAAAAATGATGGAAAGAACAGCGCTCTTTGTCACATTTGGGGGTCTGGTCACCTCTCTCATCACCACTTTCCTCCCTCTGTGGAAGACGATGAACTCTGACCTGAACGAAGTGGAGAACTGGTACTCTGGACTGTGGCACACGTGTATCTTCACTGAGGAAGTCGGAGTACAGTGCAAGGCCTTTGAGTCCATCCTAGCGCTCCCTATGGATCTGCAGGTCTCAAGGGTGCTCATGTTGGTGTCGATAGGCGCCGGCACTCTCGCCGTACTTGTGGCATTCCCAGGGCTCGAAGGGGTGAAGGTGTGCTCAGGGCGACGGGGCCTGAAGAGGGGGCTCCTCATCCTCAGCGGGGTCCTATCCTGGGTATCAGGGCTCACCACTCTGGCCCCCGTCTCCATAGTGGCCTATACAACTGTGGTTGAATTCTGGGATGAAAACTTACCTGATGTGGTGCCACGCTGGGAGTTTGGGGAGGCAATGTTCTccggatggtttgcaggtctcaCGCTGATTATTGGAGGTACTCTCTTTTTTATaggtgtgtgtatgggggactATGACCAGCGGTCACCCAGCCTCCCAAACACTCTGCAGATGGAGCGAAGGACAAAGCACTACCTAAAGACTGAGGTTTTATAA